In Synechococcus sp. A18-25c, a single window of DNA contains:
- a CDS encoding adenylosuccinate lyase has translation MFWTPYADWIYVVVSVSGMLLIIALVLRPGAGPRS, from the coding sequence ATGTTCTGGACCCCCTACGCAGACTGGATCTATGTGGTGGTGAGTGTCAGCGGCATGCTGCTGATCATCGCTCTGGTGCTGCGGCCCGGCGCGGGCCCGCGCTCATGA